In one Parus major isolate Abel chromosome 13, Parus_major1.1, whole genome shotgun sequence genomic region, the following are encoded:
- the HTR4 gene encoding 5-hydroxytryptamine receptor 4, which produces MEELDVNVSSSEGFGIAGKIVLLSFVSAVILMAILGNLLVMVAVCRDRQLRKIKTNYFIVSLAFADLLVSVLVMPFGAIELVQDNWIYGEMFCLVRTSLDVLLTTASILHLCCISLDRYYAICCQPLVYRNKMTPLRIAVMLGGCWVIPTFISFLPIMQGWNSIGIIDLIQQRQFNKASNSTYCIFMVNKPYAITCSVVAFYIPFLLMVLAYHRIYVTARAHARQIRLLQRAGNPEPRQHPPDQHSTHRMKTETKAAKTLCIIMGCFCLCWAPFFVTNIVDPFINYTVPGKLWTAFLWLGYINSGLNPFLYAFLNKAFRRAFLIILCCGDERYRRPSILGQTVPCSTTTINGSTHVLRYKVLHNGHHQEHEKLPIHTDPESQESCF; this is translated from the exons TTCCAGTGAGGGCTTTGGCATCGCGGGGAAGATCGTGCTGCTCTCCTTCGTCTCCGCCGTCATCCTGATGGCCATCCTGGGCAACCTGCTGGTCATGGTGGCCGTGTGCCGGGACAGGCAGCTCAG GAAAATCAAGACCAACTATTTCATTGTTTCCCTGGCCTTTGCTGACCTGCTGGTGTCGGTGCTGGTGATGCCCTTTGGAGCCATCGAGCTGGTTCAGGATAACTGGATCTATGGAGAGATGTTCTGCCTGGTGAGGACATCCCTGGATGTGCTGCTCACCACAGCATCCATCCTGCACCTCTGCTGCATCTCCCTGGACAG GTACTATGCCatctgctgccagcccctggtGTACAGGAACAAGATGACCCCGCTGCGCATCGCGGTGAtgctgggaggctgctgggtCATCCCAACCtttatttccttcctccctATCATGCAAGGCTGGAATAGCATTGGCATCATTGACCTG ATCCAGCAGAGACAATTCAACAAGGCCTCCAACTCCACCTACTGCATCTTCATGGTGAACAAGCCCTACGCCATCACCTGCTCCGTGGTGGCCTTCTACATCCCCTTCCTGCTGATGGTGCTGGCCTACCACCGCATCTACGTCACGGCGCGGGCACACGCGCGGCAGATCCGGCTGCTGCAGCGCGCGGGGAACCCG GAGCCACGGCAGCACCCCCCTGACCAGCACAGCACCCACCGCATGAAAACCGAGACCAAAGCTGCCAAGACCCTGTGCATCATCATGGgctgcttctgcctctgctgggcCCCGTTCTTCGTCACCAACATCGTGGATCCCTTCATAAACTACACGGTGCCCGGCAAGCTGTGGACGGCCTTCCTGTGGCTGGGCTACATCAACTCGGGCTTGAACCCTTTCCTCTACGCCTTCCTCAACAAGGCTTTCAGACGTGCCTTCCTCATCATCCTGTGCTGCGGTGACGAGCGCTACCGAAGGCCTTCCATCCTGGGCCAGACCGTGCCCTgctccaccaccaccatcaaCGGCTCCACGCACGTGCTGAG